In Turicibacter sanguinis, a genomic segment contains:
- a CDS encoding TIGR04076 family protein: protein MLRLKKCKIEVLKTTFHEDLAKEYGCKDLGKCPMHKVGDIFYGDYAKPEGLCDEAWKAMYQYVFALSHESETFYYGDWIDKKGVAICSCNDGIRPVIFKIIRTDEESQINYTPIK, encoded by the coding sequence GTGCTAAGATTGAAAAAGTGTAAGATTGAAGTTTTAAAAACAACATTTCACGAAGATTTAGCAAAAGAATATGGATGCAAAGATCTGGGAAAATGTCCAATGCATAAAGTTGGGGATATCTTTTATGGTGACTATGCTAAACCAGAAGGATTATGCGATGAGGCATGGAAAGCCATGTATCAATACGTCTTTGCCTTATCCCATGAAAGTGAAACCTTCTACTATGGAGATTGGATTGATAAAAAAGGAGTCGCAATCTGTTCGTGCAACGATGGGATTCGTCCTGTTATTTTCAAAATTATACGTACCGATGAAGAATCACAAATCAACTATACACCGATCAAATAA
- a CDS encoding dihydroorotate dehydrogenase, which yields MNRLAVNLPGLELKNPVIPASGCFGFGREFAEYYDLSRLGSIMIKAATDEARVGNPTPRVAETPGGMLNAIGLQNPGVDVIIERELPFLEQYDLPIIANVAGKTLEEYVTVAKKICQAPNVAALEINISCPNVKEGGIAFGTDATVAAELTKAIKEVSTVPVYIKLSPNVTNVVEIAKAVEAAGADGITMINTLLGMRFDMKTGKPILANGTGGLSGPAIKPVALRMIHDVYKNVNIPIIGMGGIETAEDVLEFFYAGASAVAVGTANFINPYVCVDIIEQLPAVLDKYGFEKLSDATGYAHK from the coding sequence ATGAATCGTTTAGCAGTTAATTTACCTGGATTAGAATTAAAAAATCCTGTTATTCCGGCATCTGGATGTTTTGGTTTTGGACGTGAGTTTGCAGAGTATTATGATTTGTCTCGTCTTGGATCAATTATGATTAAAGCGGCTACTGATGAAGCGCGTGTCGGGAATCCAACTCCACGAGTTGCTGAAACACCAGGTGGAATGTTAAATGCCATCGGATTACAAAATCCAGGTGTTGATGTAATTATTGAACGTGAATTACCATTTTTAGAGCAATATGATTTACCAATTATCGCAAACGTAGCAGGAAAAACGTTAGAAGAGTACGTGACAGTTGCTAAAAAAATCTGTCAGGCTCCAAATGTGGCAGCACTTGAAATTAATATTTCTTGTCCAAACGTTAAAGAAGGTGGAATTGCCTTTGGAACTGATGCAACAGTAGCCGCAGAATTAACAAAAGCAATTAAAGAAGTTTCAACGGTACCAGTTTACATTAAATTATCTCCAAATGTAACAAATGTTGTTGAAATCGCAAAAGCAGTTGAAGCAGCAGGAGCTGATGGAATTACGATGATTAATACACTTCTTGGAATGCGATTCGATATGAAAACAGGAAAACCAATACTAGCAAATGGAACAGGTGGATTATCAGGACCAGCTATTAAACCAGTAGCTCTTCGTATGATTCACGATGTTTACAAAAATGTTAATATCCCAATCATCGGAATGGGTGGAATTGAAACAGCAGAAGATGTATTAGAATTCTTCTATGCAGGAGCAAGCGCAGTCGCTGTTGGAACAGCAAACTTCATTAACCCATATGTATGTGTGGATATTATTGAGCAATTACCAGCCGTACTTGATAAATACGGATTCGAAAAATTAAGTGACGCAACGGGATATGCTCATAAATAA
- the pyrE gene encoding orotate phosphoribosyltransferase, producing the protein MKRTIAKHLLDIHAVLLRPENPFTWTSGIKSPIYCDNRLTLSYPAVRRDIEAGLCEIIKNEYPECEMLMGTATAGIPHAAIMAGILDLPMGYVRSSAKKHGRGNQVEGLVKEGMKVVVVEDLISTGKSSIEAVEVLRELGCDVLGIVSIFSYELESGLKNLEAASCKNVSLCNYQTLVEVAAEVGEISEDSIAKLSAWRQNPADESWLTK; encoded by the coding sequence ATGAAACGTACAATTGCTAAACACTTATTAGATATTCATGCTGTATTATTACGCCCAGAAAATCCATTTACTTGGACTTCAGGAATCAAATCACCAATTTATTGTGACAATCGTTTAACATTATCTTACCCAGCTGTTCGTCGTGATATTGAAGCAGGATTATGCGAAATTATTAAAAATGAATATCCAGAATGTGAAATGTTAATGGGAACAGCGACAGCTGGGATTCCTCATGCCGCAATTATGGCTGGTATTTTAGACTTACCAATGGGATATGTTCGTTCATCAGCTAAAAAACACGGACGTGGAAACCAAGTTGAAGGATTAGTTAAAGAAGGGATGAAAGTAGTTGTTGTTGAAGATTTAATTTCAACAGGAAAATCTTCAATTGAAGCAGTAGAAGTATTACGCGAATTAGGATGCGATGTTTTAGGAATCGTTTCTATCTTCTCTTATGAGTTAGAATCAGGACTTAAAAATTTAGAGGCTGCATCTTGTAAAAATGTTTCTTTATGTAATTATCAAACATTAGTTGAGGTAGCTGCTGAAGTTGGAGAAATTAGTGAAGATTCTATCGCTAAATTATCAGCATGGCGTCAAAACCCAGCAGATGAAAGTTGGTTAACAAAATAA
- a CDS encoding SDR family NAD(P)-dependent oxidoreductase, producing the protein MNVKRYFITGASSGIGEDVTKKLIESNYEVIGCGLEEETDFKHPNFCYFQADVTDWQSLTLKLKEVMTENQFEKIDGIVTSAGVCGVAEDIYGTTEERFAELFNVNVMGTYNSIRAALPYLQNGAIVTLSSSLGTKPVKNCIGYSPAKAAICQLTQNLALELAPNIRVNTVAPSYIDTPMTRREPEKDAMRQALVANYPLQRIGYIEDVTPAILYLLSDQASFITGEILRVSGGGHLR; encoded by the coding sequence ATGAATGTTAAACGTTATTTTATCACAGGGGCATCAAGTGGAATTGGAGAAGATGTGACCAAAAAATTGATTGAATCGAATTATGAGGTCATAGGATGTGGATTAGAAGAAGAGACAGATTTTAAGCATCCTAATTTCTGTTATTTCCAAGCTGATGTTACTGATTGGCAGTCGTTGACCTTAAAGTTAAAAGAAGTGATGACAGAGAATCAATTTGAAAAAATTGACGGGATTGTGACGAGTGCAGGTGTTTGTGGAGTTGCTGAAGATATTTATGGGACAACAGAAGAGCGTTTTGCTGAATTGTTCAATGTTAATGTGATGGGAACCTATAATTCAATTCGTGCAGCATTACCTTACTTACAAAATGGTGCAATTGTAACGTTGTCTTCAAGTCTTGGTACGAAACCTGTTAAAAATTGTATTGGATATTCTCCTGCTAAAGCGGCAATCTGTCAGTTAACTCAAAATTTAGCACTTGAATTAGCACCTAATATTCGTGTAAATACTGTGGCACCTTCTTATATTGATACTCCAATGACGAGAAGAGAACCAGAAAAGGATGCAATGCGTCAGGCACTAGTAGCCAATTATCCGCTGCAACGTATTGGATACATTGAAGACGTTACGCCAGCTATTTTATATTTATTAAGTGATCAAGCTTCATTTATTACAGGAGAGATTCTTCGCGTTAGTGGTGGTGGACACTTACGATAA
- a CDS encoding RNA polymerase sigma factor — protein MEIEQVIEEVLNNHNAYEKIIDVYYTDIYQYVLKQIGDVEVTKELCQDIFFETYRSLKRYDKKKASFRTWLYKIANYRCIDYLRSRAYKYQADSFDEAIKTIADNSNDVLTTLIQQEKTQTVNELMRRCLKPKHERIMRYYFYADLSVGEISILEKMPTKTIYTIINRSLEKLKQELGGDFNER, from the coding sequence GTGGAGATTGAGCAAGTCATTGAGGAAGTGCTAAACAATCATAATGCTTATGAGAAAATCATTGATGTTTATTATACAGATATTTATCAGTATGTTTTGAAACAGATTGGGGATGTGGAAGTAACGAAGGAGCTTTGTCAGGATATCTTTTTTGAGACTTATCGCTCTTTGAAACGTTATGATAAGAAAAAGGCGAGTTTTAGAACATGGCTATACAAAATTGCGAATTATCGTTGCATTGATTATCTACGAAGTCGAGCCTATAAATATCAAGCTGATTCTTTCGATGAAGCGATCAAGACTATAGCTGATAACTCAAACGATGTGTTAACAACATTAATTCAGCAAGAAAAGACGCAGACAGTGAACGAACTGATGCGTCGTTGTTTAAAACCCAAGCATGAACGCATTATGAGATATTACTTTTATGCTGATTTATCAGTTGGGGAAATTTCTATTCTTGAAAAAATGCCAACTAAAACGATTTATACGATTATTAATAGAAGTTTAGAAAAGTTAAAACAAGAATTAGGAGGGGATTTTAATGAAAGATAA
- a CDS encoding ANTAR domain-containing response regulator — protein MGERVIIASQSEKLVSSIRSQIVSNGYEVVGVSTDGYELIRRAKALSPEVVIIDEDLGGVSIVSLVETLIFERQAVLLLGKSYQKFYYRQDPYFEFCEKPVQPIVLVTMLRVLTKYGQTVRQLESKVNQLEEAQKTEKAIRLAKRALQQNENMTEDEAHRYIQKRSMELRISKLELSERILKSYQKKS, from the coding sequence ATGGGAGAACGTGTTATTATTGCATCACAATCAGAGAAGTTAGTTTCAAGTATTAGATCACAAATTGTAAGCAATGGCTATGAAGTTGTGGGAGTTAGTACAGATGGGTATGAATTAATTCGTCGTGCTAAAGCTTTATCGCCAGAAGTTGTCATCATTGATGAAGACTTAGGAGGAGTGAGCATTGTATCACTTGTAGAAACACTCATTTTTGAGCGTCAAGCTGTTTTATTATTGGGGAAATCGTATCAGAAATTTTATTATCGTCAGGATCCTTATTTTGAATTTTGTGAGAAGCCAGTACAACCCATTGTTTTAGTAACGATGTTACGTGTATTGACGAAGTATGGTCAGACTGTCAGACAGTTAGAATCTAAAGTAAATCAATTAGAAGAAGCACAAAAAACGGAAAAAGCTATTCGGTTAGCGAAACGAGCTCTTCAACAAAATGAAAATATGACAGAGGACGAAGCACATCGTTATATTCAAAAGAGGAGTATGGAGCTTAGGATTAGTAAACTAGAACTTTCTGAAAGAATTTTAAAAAGTTATCAGAAAAAGAGTTGA
- a CDS encoding carbamoyl phosphate synthase small subunit, translating to MYNRKLVLEDGTVFLGTAFGCTDSVIGEVVFNTGMTGYQEILSDPSYFGQMVTMTYPLIGNYGINDHDFESFSPSASAIIVKEYCEVPSNWRKTKTLSQFLEAKKVPGLCNVDTRALTIKIREHGAIRGMIADINLSDEEILAKLKATPVLNRHVEHVSTKMVYTAPGSGHRVVLVDFGVKKGIVRELTARGCEVVVVPFDTTAEAIELLNPDGVVLSNGPGDPKDVVEALPMIRKIQTKYPLFGICLGHQLFALANGADTKKMKFGHRGCNHPVKDLLTNKVHITSQNHGYEVDRDSVEGTDLEVTHVALNDNTVEGLSHKTYKAFTVQYHPEASPGPDDASYLFDRFISNLK from the coding sequence ATGTATAATCGTAAGCTTGTATTAGAAGATGGAACAGTATTTTTAGGAACGGCATTTGGATGCACAGATTCAGTGATTGGAGAAGTCGTATTCAATACTGGAATGACAGGATATCAAGAAATTTTATCTGATCCATCATATTTTGGTCAGATGGTTACGATGACATATCCTCTTATTGGAAACTACGGAATTAATGATCATGACTTCGAATCATTCTCACCATCAGCATCTGCAATTATTGTAAAAGAATATTGTGAAGTGCCGTCTAACTGGCGTAAAACAAAAACATTAAGTCAATTTTTAGAAGCAAAGAAAGTTCCAGGACTTTGCAATGTTGATACGCGAGCATTAACTATCAAAATCCGAGAGCATGGGGCTATTCGCGGAATGATTGCTGACATTAACTTAAGTGATGAAGAAATTTTGGCCAAGTTAAAAGCAACACCTGTTTTAAATCGTCATGTTGAGCATGTTTCAACCAAAATGGTTTATACAGCACCAGGATCAGGGCACCGAGTTGTCTTAGTAGACTTCGGAGTAAAAAAAGGAATTGTGCGTGAATTAACAGCTAGAGGATGCGAAGTGGTTGTGGTTCCATTCGATACAACAGCTGAAGCAATTGAATTGTTAAATCCAGATGGAGTCGTATTAAGTAATGGTCCTGGAGACCCAAAAGATGTCGTTGAGGCCTTACCAATGATTCGCAAAATTCAAACGAAATACCCATTATTCGGAATCTGCTTAGGTCATCAATTATTTGCCTTAGCAAATGGAGCAGATACGAAGAAAATGAAGTTTGGACACCGTGGATGTAATCACCCAGTAAAAGATTTACTGACAAATAAAGTGCATATCACATCACAAAACCACGGATATGAGGTAGACCGTGATTCAGTTGAAGGGACAGATTTAGAGGTAACTCATGTTGCTTTAAATGATAATACTGTTGAAGGATTATCACATAAAACATATAAAGCATTCACAGTACAATACCATCCTGAAGCATCTCCAGGACCAGATGATGCAAGTTACTTATTTGATCGATTCATTTCAAATTTAAAATAA
- the carB gene encoding carbamoyl-phosphate synthase large subunit, which yields MPKRTDINRILVIGSGPIIIGQAAEFDYAGTQACQSLKEEGYEVILVNSNPATIMTDTEVADKVYMEPLTKEFLSKIIRKERPDAVLPSLGGQTGLNLVVELAEDGILRECNVEILGTDLSAIKKAEDRDLFRELMFELKQPIPESEIVNTVEEAVAFANTIGYPIIVRPAFTLGGTGGGIVADEAALRVTVENGLNLSPVTQCLIEKSIAGYKEIEYEVMRDANDNAIVVCNMENFDPVGIHTGDSIVVAPSQTLADREYHMLREVSLTIIRALGIEGGCNVQLALDPHSFNYYVIEVNPRVSRSSALASKATGYPIAKIAAKIAVGLTLDEIINPVTGVSYACFEPALDYVVAKIPRWPFDKFNSANRRLGTQMKATGEVMAIGRNFEEALLKAVRSLETKVYHVELKSLKEESDEILWKRTKEADDERLFVISELIRRGASINEIHEVTKIDLFFLTKLKGIIDFESVIKENPWNLDILGQAKRMGFADITIAKYWGSTELEVYNFRKEKSIMPVYKMVDTCSAEFESKTPYYYGTYETFNESKRTDKPSVVVLGSGPIRIGQGVEFDYATVHCVMAIQQAGYEAIIINNNPETVSTDFSISDKLYFEPLTIEDVMHVIDLEQPEGVIVQFGGQTAINLASKLQERGIKILGTSLENIDRAEDRDQFEKLLRELEVPQPLGSTCQSVEGALEIANRIGYPVLLRPSYVLGGRAMEIIDNDAEIERYMKEALKENGENPILIDRYLTGKEVEVDAISDGENVYIPGIMEHIERAGVHSGDSMAVYPPQTLSDKVMELLVDYTTRIARGLKIVGLLNIQFVVTKEEEVYVLEVNPRSSRTVPFLSKITNVPMANIATKAILGKSLVEQGYETGYHPHSEGVYVKAPVFSFSKLRKVDISLGPEMKSTGEAIGKDKTLEKALYKALVAAGMKMPMHGRILFTIGNRDKEEAVELARNFTEIGYELISTAGTCKMLHEHGIYATPIGKIGEEGRTVLDVIRGQKVQFVINTFSTSKKDKITDGFLIRREAVENNIPCLTSLDTAKAVYKVLESMSFAIDASK from the coding sequence ATGCCAAAACGTACGGATATTAATCGCATTTTAGTTATTGGGTCAGGGCCAATTATTATCGGACAAGCAGCTGAGTTTGACTATGCGGGGACACAAGCTTGCCAATCTTTAAAAGAAGAAGGATATGAAGTGATTTTAGTTAACTCAAATCCTGCGACAATTATGACGGATACAGAAGTTGCCGATAAAGTTTATATGGAGCCTTTAACAAAAGAATTCCTAAGTAAAATTATTCGTAAAGAACGCCCAGATGCAGTGCTTCCATCGCTTGGAGGACAAACAGGGTTAAATTTAGTTGTTGAATTAGCTGAAGATGGAATTTTAAGAGAATGTAACGTTGAAATTTTAGGAACAGATTTATCAGCGATTAAAAAAGCAGAAGACCGCGATTTATTTCGTGAGTTAATGTTTGAATTAAAACAGCCGATTCCAGAATCAGAAATTGTTAATACAGTCGAAGAAGCCGTAGCTTTTGCTAATACAATCGGATATCCAATTATTGTTCGTCCTGCTTTTACACTTGGAGGAACAGGTGGGGGAATCGTTGCCGATGAAGCTGCACTACGTGTTACAGTTGAAAATGGATTAAATTTATCTCCAGTAACGCAATGTTTAATTGAAAAATCAATTGCAGGATATAAAGAGATTGAATATGAAGTTATGCGTGATGCAAATGATAATGCAATTGTGGTTTGTAATATGGAAAATTTTGATCCAGTTGGAATCCATACGGGAGATTCAATTGTCGTGGCGCCTTCTCAAACATTAGCAGATCGCGAATATCACATGTTACGCGAAGTGTCATTAACGATTATTCGCGCCTTAGGAATTGAAGGAGGATGTAATGTTCAGTTAGCTTTAGATCCTCATAGCTTCAATTATTATGTTATTGAGGTAAATCCACGTGTTTCTCGTTCCTCAGCACTAGCGTCAAAGGCAACAGGATATCCAATCGCTAAGATTGCAGCCAAAATTGCAGTGGGATTAACACTAGATGAAATTATCAATCCAGTAACTGGTGTTTCTTATGCTTGCTTTGAGCCTGCACTTGACTATGTGGTTGCAAAAATTCCACGTTGGCCATTCGATAAATTTAACTCAGCGAATCGTCGTTTAGGAACTCAGATGAAAGCGACTGGAGAGGTTATGGCGATTGGTCGTAACTTTGAAGAGGCATTATTAAAGGCAGTTCGTTCACTGGAGACAAAAGTGTATCATGTCGAATTGAAATCTTTAAAAGAAGAATCTGACGAAATTTTATGGAAACGTACGAAGGAAGCGGATGATGAGCGATTATTTGTCATCAGTGAATTAATTCGCCGTGGGGCTTCGATTAATGAGATTCATGAAGTGACGAAAATAGATTTATTCTTCTTAACAAAATTAAAAGGGATTATTGATTTTGAATCAGTGATTAAAGAAAATCCATGGAATTTAGATATCTTAGGACAAGCTAAACGTATGGGATTTGCTGATATTACGATTGCAAAGTACTGGGGAAGTACAGAGCTTGAAGTTTATAACTTCCGTAAAGAAAAATCAATAATGCCAGTTTATAAAATGGTTGATACATGTAGTGCGGAATTTGAATCAAAAACACCTTACTACTATGGAACTTATGAAACATTCAATGAGTCTAAGCGCACAGATAAACCAAGTGTTGTCGTGTTAGGATCAGGACCAATTCGTATCGGACAAGGGGTAGAGTTCGATTACGCAACTGTTCACTGTGTTATGGCTATTCAACAAGCAGGTTACGAAGCGATTATTATTAATAACAATCCGGAGACAGTATCTACGGACTTCTCAATTTCAGATAAATTATACTTTGAACCCTTAACAATCGAAGATGTCATGCATGTGATTGATTTAGAACAACCAGAGGGAGTTATCGTTCAGTTCGGTGGGCAAACAGCGATTAACTTAGCTTCTAAATTACAAGAGCGTGGCATTAAAATTTTAGGAACATCTTTAGAAAATATCGATCGTGCAGAAGATCGCGATCAATTTGAAAAATTATTACGCGAATTAGAAGTGCCACAACCATTAGGTTCAACTTGTCAATCAGTTGAAGGTGCTTTAGAAATTGCAAACCGAATCGGGTATCCAGTTTTATTACGTCCTTCATATGTACTCGGTGGACGTGCGATGGAAATTATTGATAACGATGCAGAAATCGAGCGTTACATGAAAGAAGCTTTAAAAGAGAATGGAGAAAATCCAATCTTAATCGATCGTTATTTAACTGGGAAAGAGGTAGAAGTTGATGCTATTTCAGATGGTGAGAATGTGTATATTCCAGGTATTATGGAACACATTGAACGTGCAGGGGTTCACTCAGGAGACTCGATGGCAGTTTATCCACCACAAACATTATCAGATAAAGTTATGGAATTATTAGTCGATTATACAACGCGTATTGCACGCGGATTAAAAATTGTTGGATTGTTAAATATCCAGTTCGTTGTGACAAAAGAAGAAGAAGTTTATGTTCTTGAAGTAAACCCACGTTCTTCTCGTACGGTGCCATTTTTAAGTAAAATTACAAATGTACCAATGGCAAATATTGCGACAAAAGCAATCCTTGGAAAATCATTAGTAGAACAAGGGTATGAGACAGGATATCATCCACATTCTGAAGGTGTTTATGTAAAAGCTCCAGTGTTCTCATTCTCGAAATTACGTAAAGTAGATATCTCTTTAGGCCCAGAGATGAAGTCAACAGGAGAAGCAATCGGAAAAGATAAAACATTAGAGAAAGCTTTATACAAAGCATTAGTTGCAGCGGGAATGAAAATGCCAATGCATGGACGTATTCTATTCACAATCGGTAACAGAGATAAAGAAGAAGCCGTTGAATTAGCTCGTAATTTTACAGAAATCGGATACGAATTAATCTCCACAGCAGGAACTTGTAAAATGTTACATGAACACGGAATCTATGCGACACCAATCGGTAAGATTGGAGAAGAGGGACGCACTGTTTTAGATGTGATTCGTGGGCAAAAAGTTCAATTCGTTATCAATACATTCTCAACAAGTAAAAAAGATAAAATTACAGATGGATTCTTAATTCGTCGTGAAGCGGTAGAAAACAACATTCCATGTTTAACATCACTTGATACTGCTAAAGCCGTATACAAAGTATTAGAATCAATGAGCTTCGCCATTGATGCATCTAAATAG
- a CDS encoding dihydroorotate dehydrogenase electron transfer subunit translates to MRKVQKMTIVSQKMIAKNVFELVLSGDLVECMLQAGQFVNIKINEVAYPLLRRPISICHIDYELNQFTVIYRAEGEGTKLLSLKTAGELVDILGPLGTGFEIDEVQTSETVVLVGGGIGVPPMYEMAKRLNAKGVKVISVLGFASSADVFYEEEFKKFAEVYIATMDGSHGFKGNVVELMKSENLEFDWIFGCGPKVMLKAIETEYGQTKKGYLSFEERMACGIGACYACVCQLNNGKMARVCKEGPVFKLGEVAL, encoded by the coding sequence ATGCGTAAAGTACAGAAGATGACGATTGTCAGTCAAAAAATGATTGCAAAAAATGTTTTTGAATTAGTATTAAGTGGTGACTTAGTTGAGTGCATGTTACAAGCTGGGCAGTTTGTTAATATTAAAATTAATGAGGTGGCTTATCCACTTTTAAGACGTCCAATCTCAATTTGTCATATTGATTATGAATTAAATCAGTTTACTGTCATCTACCGTGCTGAGGGTGAAGGAACAAAACTGTTATCTTTAAAAACTGCAGGTGAATTAGTTGATATTTTAGGTCCTCTTGGGACAGGATTTGAAATTGATGAAGTTCAAACTTCTGAGACAGTTGTGTTAGTCGGAGGTGGAATTGGGGTTCCGCCAATGTATGAAATGGCTAAGCGTCTAAATGCTAAAGGCGTTAAAGTAATCAGTGTGCTTGGATTTGCATCAAGTGCCGATGTTTTTTATGAAGAAGAATTTAAGAAGTTTGCAGAAGTATATATCGCAACAATGGACGGAAGCCATGGATTTAAAGGAAATGTTGTGGAGTTAATGAAGTCTGAAAATTTAGAATTTGATTGGATTTTTGGATGTGGACCAAAGGTGATGTTAAAAGCAATCGAAACAGAATACGGTCAAACGAAAAAAGGATATTTATCGTTTGAAGAGCGTATGGCTTGTGGAATTGGAGCTTGCTACGCTTGTGTTTGCCAGTTAAATAACGGAAAAATGGCACGTGTCTGTAAAGAAGGACCAGTCTTTAAACTTGGGGAGGTAGCACTATAA
- a CDS encoding winged helix-turn-helix transcriptional regulator: MSMSEFKDKDLTDIKATPFGYTLSIIGGKWKMIIMFWLVEYEILRYGQLKRLVGQISDKVLNTQLKELERDGIITRKEYPQIPPRVEYSLTPRGLSLMPILEEICHWGESNRKQ, from the coding sequence ATGAGTATGAGCGAGTTTAAAGATAAAGATTTAACAGATATTAAAGCGACACCATTTGGATATACACTTTCGATTATTGGTGGAAAGTGGAAGATGATTATTATGTTTTGGCTAGTTGAATATGAGATTTTACGCTATGGACAGTTGAAACGATTGGTTGGTCAAATTAGTGATAAGGTACTAAATACTCAGTTAAAAGAATTAGAACGAGACGGAATTATTACTCGAAAAGAATATCCACAGATTCCTCCAAGAGTTGAATATTCGTTGACACCACGTGGCTTATCATTAATGCCGATTTTAGAAGAAATATGTCACTGGGGAGAATCAAACCGAAAACAATAA
- the pyrF gene encoding orotidine-5'-phosphate decarboxylase yields the protein MNKAVIIALDFKNFEETKAFIDQFEESLYVKVGMELFYAEGPQIIKYLKEKNHKIFLDLKLHDIPNTVKSAMKNLARLGVDMVNVHAAGTIPMMKAAMEGLIEGTPEGMNRPLCIAVTQLTSTTEEIMQEQILINETLPNTVLKYATNTKEAGLDGIVCSALETKEIHEKLGLDFVTCTPGIRQASDSVDDQKRVVTPEKARELGSDYIVVGRSITKAENPVETYRLINKQFLGL from the coding sequence ATGAATAAAGCAGTTATCATCGCATTAGATTTTAAAAATTTTGAAGAAACAAAAGCATTCATCGATCAATTTGAAGAGTCTTTATACGTTAAAGTAGGGATGGAGCTGTTTTATGCTGAAGGTCCTCAAATCATTAAATACTTAAAAGAAAAAAATCATAAAATTTTCTTAGATTTAAAATTACATGACATTCCAAACACTGTGAAAAGCGCCATGAAAAACTTAGCGCGTCTAGGTGTGGATATGGTTAACGTTCATGCAGCAGGTACAATTCCGATGATGAAAGCTGCAATGGAAGGATTAATTGAAGGAACACCTGAAGGAATGAATCGTCCTTTATGTATTGCTGTTACCCAATTAACTTCAACAACTGAAGAAATTATGCAAGAACAAATTTTAATTAATGAAACTTTACCTAATACAGTTTTAAAATATGCAACAAATACAAAAGAAGCAGGGCTAGACGGGATTGTATGTTCGGCTTTAGAAACAAAGGAAATCCATGAAAAATTAGGATTAGACTTTGTAACATGTACGCCAGGAATTCGCCAAGCTAGTGACTCTGTAGATGATCAAAAACGCGTTGTAACGCCAGAAAAAGCACGTGAATTAGGATCAGACTATATTGTAGTCGGACGCTCAATTACCAAAGCAGAAAATCCAGTTGAAACATATCGCTTAATTAATAAACAATTTTTAGGATTATAA